From Brachyspira pilosicoli, a single genomic window includes:
- a CDS encoding ATP-binding protein — protein sequence MLLKLNNFGKFKNKSFEISDFITLFYGANESGKTTIFDSLMYLFSENKKSLGFSKMIKNRYGDEIDVESVPAIDDSIKLHPDSYNNLYAIRQSEIIFNMSDNKKDSKEWESEIKKKLFSSDIDIGKMISEIRAEYSGRAQSSIPYQINLMENKKNSIKEELNILYDKINNESSKKEKIKELNDKLNFNANLMRDKIKEHDEIFKTFDLKKKAQLKNYKLDLLSLINNFYKKNNFLSENKILQNDYSNEIKSITNSIDELKNKESYLNGKIESLKKNIEERKSIDYNSIKIRIENAIKKIDDVVNKNKKVPKFVFILVVAFISILLSVYFKNAFWLVIILPSLPFLFIKENTNTKIIKDILDTLPELNINNDVNDYNYLRDLLNKELAKIELIINSKDNEEIDKYLEELEIVKKSSEEENTKLENLLNKLNAKNIEHYYSIKRDYDALYKETSELYNKLMQEAKKNSLKDINMLEADCNRIIKELETIGYDDFNEAEFRGLENQLKGLEKEIELIKENINKIEKEISYTSGELNNFDNIHNTIVNLESDLSKLDDEIININKRKKALQLLEDILSNINQKNDNVFESLSNEAKVLYNHITGKNLHDDGITMSGFDKNKIIVLDKQNEKRNIEFLSSATRDAVYIAMRLSILTKIHKQGRLILLDDPFITFDNNRILEALKFIVEYSKDYNIPIVIFTKDVFIRDVLKEFEAVNIHELS from the coding sequence ATGCTTTTGAAACTAAATAATTTTGGAAAGTTTAAGAATAAAAGTTTTGAGATATCAGATTTTATTACTTTATTTTATGGGGCAAATGAATCTGGAAAGACTACTATATTTGATTCACTTATGTATTTATTTTCTGAGAATAAAAAGAGTTTAGGTTTTTCAAAGATGATAAAAAATAGGTATGGTGATGAGATTGATGTAGAGAGTGTGCCTGCAATTGATGATAGCATCAAACTTCACCCGGATTCTTATAACAATTTGTATGCCATAAGACAAAGCGAAATAATATTTAATATGTCTGATAATAAAAAAGATTCAAAAGAGTGGGAGAGTGAAATAAAGAAAAAATTATTCTCTTCTGATATTGATATAGGAAAGATGATTTCAGAAATTAGGGCAGAATATAGCGGAAGGGCTCAGTCGTCTATCCCGTATCAAATTAATTTAATGGAAAATAAAAAAAATAGTATAAAAGAAGAATTAAATATTTTGTATGATAAAATAAATAATGAAAGCTCTAAAAAAGAAAAGATAAAAGAATTAAATGATAAGCTTAATTTTAATGCCAATCTTATGAGAGATAAAATTAAAGAACATGATGAAATATTTAAGACATTTGATTTAAAAAAGAAGGCACAATTAAAAAATTATAAATTGGATTTACTTTCTCTAATAAATAATTTTTATAAAAAGAATAATTTTTTAAGTGAAAATAAAATACTTCAAAATGATTATTCTAATGAAATAAAATCTATTACAAATAGTATTGATGAATTAAAAAATAAAGAGTCTTATTTGAATGGTAAAATAGAAAGTCTTAAAAAAAATATAGAAGAGAGAAAATCTATTGATTATAACAGCATAAAAATAAGAATAGAAAATGCAATAAAAAAGATAGACGATGTAGTAAACAAAAATAAAAAAGTTCCTAAATTTGTTTTTATATTAGTTGTTGCATTTATATCTATTCTTCTTAGCGTTTATTTTAAGAATGCATTTTGGCTTGTTATAATACTTCCTTCTCTGCCATTTTTGTTTATAAAAGAAAATACAAATACAAAAATTATAAAAGATATTTTGGATACTTTGCCTGAATTAAATATAAACAATGATGTTAATGATTATAATTATTTGAGAGATTTATTAAACAAAGAACTAGCAAAAATAGAATTAATAATTAACAGTAAAGATAATGAAGAGATTGATAAATATTTAGAAGAATTAGAAATAGTTAAAAAAAGTTCTGAAGAAGAAAATACAAAATTAGAAAATCTTTTAAATAAACTAAATGCAAAAAATATAGAGCATTATTATTCTATAAAAAGAGATTATGATGCTTTATATAAAGAAACAAGCGAGCTTTATAATAAACTTATGCAGGAAGCTAAAAAGAACTCTCTAAAAGATATTAATATGCTTGAAGCTGATTGTAATAGGATTATAAAAGAATTAGAAACTATAGGTTATGATGATTTTAATGAGGCTGAGTTTAGAGGATTAGAAAATCAATTAAAAGGCTTAGAAAAAGAAATTGAATTAATAAAAGAAAATATAAACAAAATAGAAAAAGAAATATCCTATACAAGCGGAGAGCTTAATAATTTTGATAATATACATAATACTATAGTTAATCTTGAAAGTGATTTATCTAAATTAGACGATGAAATTATAAACATAAATAAAAGAAAAAAAGCATTACAATTACTTGAAGATATTTTATCCAATATAAATCAGAAAAATGACAATGTGTTTGAATCATTATCTAATGAAGCTAAAGTTTTATATAATCATATTACAGGTAAAAATCTGCATGATGACGGAATAACAATGTCTGGTTTTGATAAAAATAAAATAATAGTTTTAGATAAGCAAAACGAAAAAAGAAATATAGAGTTTTTATCATCTGCTACGAGAGATGCTGTTTATATAGCAATGCGTCTTTCAATACTTACTAAAATACATAAGCAAGGCAGATTAATTTTACTCGATGATCCTTTTATCACTTTTGACAATAACAGAATATTAGAGGCATTAAAATTTATAGTGGAGTATTCTAAAGATTATAATATACCTATAGTTATTTTTACGAAAGATGTTTTTATAAGAGATGTATTAAAAGAGTTTGAGGCAGTTAATATTCATGAGCTTTCTTAA
- a CDS encoding thioredoxin fold domain-containing protein, whose protein sequence is MNKNIMMIFSLIVIAFTISCNDSYAAIKWEKDLASAVKKAKDKDLPIMIDVYTDWCSWCKELDKNTYANKEVIDAAKRMVSVKLNPETSKEGADIAQKYGVQGFPTILFISHDGFVLENVGGYVEGEKFVPYMKNAQEKLKKIRIVLQSKEPSLEKLDLYMESGNEEESSKIFNALLEKKAISKEAMSKYILGFGLMRAQKNDYDTANSYFDRIIKEYPNSQEVYIAHYYKAVTMVLAGEKEEPKKYLEKLLDDPKIPEEMKVQYNTLLSYINEN, encoded by the coding sequence ATGAATAAAAATATAATGATGATTTTTTCATTGATTGTAATAGCTTTTACTATTTCTTGTAATGATTCTTATGCTGCTATAAAATGGGAAAAAGATTTAGCTTCTGCTGTAAAAAAAGCAAAAGATAAAGACTTGCCTATAATGATAGATGTATATACTGATTGGTGCAGTTGGTGTAAGGAATTAGATAAAAATACTTATGCTAATAAAGAAGTAATTGATGCTGCTAAAAGAATGGTATCTGTTAAACTTAATCCAGAAACATCAAAGGAGGGGGCTGATATAGCTCAAAAATATGGAGTTCAAGGTTTTCCTACTATACTTTTTATTAGCCATGACGGTTTTGTTTTAGAGAATGTTGGCGGATATGTAGAAGGTGAAAAGTTTGTACCATACATGAAAAATGCTCAGGAAAAACTAAAAAAAATAAGAATTGTTCTTCAAAGTAAAGAGCCTAGTTTAGAAAAATTAGATTTATATATGGAATCAGGCAACGAGGAAGAATCTTCAAAAATATTCAATGCTTTATTAGAAAAAAAAGCTATATCAAAAGAAGCTATGTCTAAATATATATTAGGCTTTGGTTTGATGAGAGCACAAAAAAATGATTATGATACAGCTAATTCTTATTTTGACAGAATTATAAAAGAATATCCAAATTCTCAGGAAGTTTATATAGCACATTATTATAAAGCAGTAACAATGGTATTGGCAGGCGAAAAGGAAGAGCCTAAAAAATATTTAGAAAAACTATTAGACGACCCTAAAATACCGGAAGAGATGAAAGTACAATACAACACATTATTATCATATATAAACGAAAATTGA
- a CDS encoding flagellar biosynthetic protein FliO, with protein sequence MIKKILLFTILTLSLLYSQDTNNITNDTIQSNYFNIQENTINNTNNEPAILQDIRNIENRANVSTTSMFIRAIIGFIITLVGIYIVFIYLKNKTKKVSGSNEIIKVLATTAIASNRYVSIIEIANEMYLISVSDHNINLLSKIEDKEMKDQIKMMYVNSKENTVEDSFKNILDQTLTIFKQPKMKKEDALKTTSDIREKLKSLNEDKNKE encoded by the coding sequence GTGATAAAAAAAATATTATTATTTACTATACTCACTCTATCTCTTCTATATTCACAAGATACTAATAACATAACAAATGATACTATTCAATCAAATTATTTTAATATTCAGGAAAACACAATAAATAATACAAACAATGAACCAGCTATACTTCAAGACATTAGAAATATAGAAAACAGAGCAAATGTAAGCACTACTTCTATGTTTATAAGGGCTATTATTGGTTTTATAATAACATTAGTTGGAATATATATTGTATTTATATATTTAAAAAATAAAACTAAAAAGGTATCTGGTTCTAATGAAATTATAAAAGTATTAGCTACCACTGCCATCGCATCAAACAGATATGTTTCTATTATAGAAATAGCAAATGAAATGTATTTAATATCAGTATCTGACCATAATATAAATTTGCTTTCAAAAATAGAAGATAAAGAAATGAAAGACCAAATAAAAATGATGTATGTTAATTCTAAAGAAAATACTGTGGAAGATAGTTTTAAAAACATATTAGACCAAACTCTAACAATTTTCAAACAACCGAAAATGAAAAAAGAAGATGCTCTAAAAACTACATCAGATATAAGAGAGAAATTAAAATCTTTAAATGAAGACAAAAATAAAGAGTAA